One Desulfovibrio sp. X2 DNA segment encodes these proteins:
- a CDS encoding anthranilate synthase component I family protein, with translation MRQIRLKQRARFLPADIQTPISLYLGLVGDGPGILLESAEVDGRLGRYSLIAWDFRLTLSCRDGGMEILAGDPRVAGINKLHGEPFLDGVRQTMQNLVIEPPDEAPDLPPITRSLLGYFGYGMAGLFEPKLARVVPPEEAEAVLVLPASVVLYDHLHHRCCYLTWDGDPSGDSRGLGESGGPAFDTARVTRPARAPKVGEIRAVPGREGFMEGVNRAKEMIRQGECIQVVPSNRFEADFEGDPFTLYRRLRQLNPSPYMFYMKLPEVSLVGSSPELLVKCQGGRLETRPIAGTRPRGETPAEDESLAAELLADPKERAEHVMLVDLGRNDLGRVAAPGTVRVEKFMNVERFSHVMHLTSYVEAEARDDVDALDVLAATFPAGTLSGAPKVRAMEIIAELEGLPRGPYGGAVGWLGLDKGRVDLDTGILIRTMWVRGGKVSWQSGGGIVYDSVPETEWAEVTNKSGAVRKVLEGGGKGDVFAD, from the coding sequence ATGCGACAGATCAGGCTTAAGCAGCGGGCGAGGTTCCTGCCCGCGGACATCCAGACGCCCATCAGCCTCTATCTGGGGCTCGTGGGCGACGGCCCGGGCATCCTGCTCGAGAGCGCCGAGGTGGACGGCAGGCTCGGCCGCTACTCCCTCATCGCCTGGGACTTCCGCCTGACGCTCTCCTGCCGCGACGGGGGCATGGAGATCCTGGCGGGCGATCCGCGCGTGGCGGGCATCAACAAGCTGCACGGCGAGCCCTTCCTGGACGGCGTGCGCCAGACCATGCAGAACCTGGTCATCGAGCCGCCCGACGAGGCCCCGGACCTGCCGCCCATCACGCGCTCGCTGCTCGGCTACTTCGGCTACGGCATGGCCGGGCTCTTCGAGCCCAAGCTGGCCAGGGTCGTGCCGCCCGAGGAGGCCGAGGCCGTGCTGGTGCTGCCCGCGAGCGTGGTGCTCTACGACCACCTGCACCACCGCTGCTGCTACCTGACCTGGGACGGCGACCCGAGCGGCGACTCCCGGGGGCTCGGCGAGTCCGGCGGCCCGGCCTTCGACACCGCCCGCGTGACGCGGCCCGCCAGGGCGCCCAAGGTCGGCGAGATCCGCGCCGTTCCCGGCCGCGAAGGCTTCATGGAGGGCGTGAACAGGGCCAAGGAGATGATCCGCCAGGGCGAGTGCATCCAGGTGGTGCCCTCCAACCGCTTCGAGGCGGACTTCGAGGGCGACCCCTTCACCCTGTACCGCCGCCTGCGCCAGCTGAACCCCTCGCCCTACATGTTCTACATGAAGCTGCCCGAGGTCTCCCTGGTCGGCTCCTCGCCCGAGCTCCTGGTCAAGTGCCAGGGCGGCAGGCTCGAGACCCGGCCCATCGCGGGAACCCGGCCGCGCGGCGAGACCCCGGCCGAGGACGAGTCCCTGGCCGCCGAGCTGCTGGCCGATCCCAAGGAGCGGGCCGAGCACGTCATGCTCGTGGACCTGGGCCGCAACGACCTGGGCCGCGTGGCCGCGCCCGGCACGGTGCGCGTGGAGAAGTTCATGAACGTGGAGCGCTTCTCCCACGTCATGCACCTGACCTCCTACGTGGAGGCCGAGGCGCGCGACGACGTGGACGCGCTGGACGTGCTGGCCGCGACGTTCCCGGCGGGCACGCTCTCCGGCGCGCCCAAGGTGCGCGCCATGGAGATCATCGCCGAGCTCGAGGGCCTGCCGCGCGGGCCTTACGGCGGCGCCGTGGGCTGGCTCGGCCTGGACAAGGGCCGCGTGGACCTGGACACGGGCATCCTCATCCGCACCATGTGGGTGCGCGGGGGCAAGGTCTCGTGGCAGTCCGGCGGCGGCATCGTCTACGACTCCGTGCCCGAGACGGAGTGGGCCGAGGTGACGAACAAGTCCGGGGCCGTGCGCAAGGTGCTCGAAGGAGGAGGGAAGGGCGATGTTTTTGCTGATTGA
- a CDS encoding 3-phosphoshikimate 1-carboxyvinyltransferase translates to MNAPFVTVTAPPSKSLSHRALIAAGLANGVSVVRNVLRSVDLAITRGCLEAGGVEITELDGGGLRVTGRPGGLTGGELRDGAAPVLLEVHESGTTCRLITAVAAAGHGVFEVRGAPRMHERPIGSLAQALHSLGAEVQWLEKEGYPPLRVLTAGLTGGLASVSLEESSQYLSGLLLAAPLAHKPTVLEIGGSKVVSWPYVSLTLQVMEDFGVQFHVMKLAEKGVRGREPKFLPVPWREIEEARPGELRLAVQPASYWPREYSVEGDWSSASYFLAAGAIGPAVAVAGLRPDSAQGDRAMCDILAAMGAPVSVEDGLIVSRPPAQGTLHGAELDMGRCPDLVPTVAALAAFAQGETVIRNVAHLRIKESDRLAAAAANLERAGASAELLEDGIRIIPPKEGRAGFASGAVDFGSYGDHRMAMSASIYGLAGIDVRLDDTSCVSKSFPDFFTRWAPVLAAAGSRRAGA, encoded by the coding sequence ATGAACGCCCCCTTCGTCACCGTGACGGCCCCGCCGTCCAAGTCCCTGTCCCACCGCGCGCTCATCGCCGCGGGCCTGGCCAACGGCGTGAGCGTGGTGAGAAACGTGCTGCGCTCCGTGGACCTGGCCATCACCCGCGGCTGCCTGGAGGCGGGCGGTGTGGAGATCACCGAGCTCGACGGCGGCGGGCTGCGCGTGACAGGCAGGCCCGGAGGCCTCACGGGCGGGGAGCTGCGCGACGGCGCCGCGCCCGTCCTGCTCGAGGTCCACGAGTCCGGCACCACCTGCCGCCTGATCACGGCCGTGGCCGCGGCCGGGCACGGCGTCTTCGAGGTGCGCGGCGCCCCGCGCATGCACGAGCGGCCCATCGGCTCGCTGGCCCAGGCGCTGCACAGTCTCGGCGCCGAGGTGCAGTGGCTGGAGAAGGAGGGCTACCCGCCCCTGCGCGTGCTCACGGCCGGGCTTACGGGCGGCCTCGCCTCGGTCTCGCTCGAGGAGTCGAGCCAGTACCTCTCCGGCCTGCTCCTGGCCGCGCCGCTTGCGCACAAGCCCACGGTGCTCGAGATCGGCGGTTCCAAGGTCGTCTCCTGGCCCTACGTCTCCCTGACCCTGCAGGTCATGGAGGACTTCGGCGTCCAGTTCCACGTCATGAAGCTGGCCGAGAAGGGCGTGCGCGGCCGCGAGCCCAAGTTCCTGCCCGTGCCCTGGCGCGAGATCGAGGAGGCGAGGCCCGGCGAGCTGCGCCTGGCCGTGCAGCCCGCCTCCTACTGGCCGCGCGAGTACTCGGTGGAGGGCGACTGGTCCAGCGCCTCCTACTTCCTGGCCGCGGGCGCCATAGGCCCGGCCGTGGCCGTGGCGGGGCTCAGGCCCGACTCGGCCCAGGGCGACCGCGCCATGTGCGACATCCTCGCGGCCATGGGCGCGCCCGTGTCCGTGGAGGACGGGCTCATCGTCTCCCGGCCGCCCGCGCAGGGAACACTGCACGGCGCAGAGCTCGACATGGGCCGCTGCCCGGACCTGGTGCCCACGGTGGCCGCGCTCGCGGCCTTCGCGCAGGGCGAGACCGTGATCCGCAACGTGGCCCACCTGCGCATCAAGGAATCCGACCGCCTCGCTGCCGCGGCCGCGAACCTCGAGCGCGCCGGGGCCTCGGCCGAGCTGCTCGAGGACGGCATCCGCATCATTCCCCCGAAGGAGGGACGCGCGGGCTTCGCCTCGGGCGCGGTGGACTTCGGCTCCTACGGCGACCACCGCATGGCCATGAGCGCGAGCATCTACGGGCTCGCGGGCATCGACGTGCGCCTGGACGACACTTCCTGCGTCTCCAAGTCCTTCCCGGACTTCTTTACGCGCTGGGCGCCGGTGCTCGCGGCGGCAGGGAGCAGGAGGGCAGGGGCATGA
- a CDS encoding aminodeoxychorismate/anthranilate synthase component II: MFLLIDNFDSFTFNLVQAFQMLGKDPKVVRNDRPELLDMATAADLEMVCISPGPSNPENAGLCLQFLERLPKTVPVFGVCLGHQILGHFAGAPVFVAERIMHGKTSLVTHDGKGVFTGLPDPFEVCRYHSLLVPAEKSDLLEVTARTVDAGEVMGLRYKDRPWEGVQFHPESILTPEGMKLLANFPDKLGPDNLLHREGAANG; encoded by the coding sequence ATGTTTTTGCTGATTGACAACTTCGATTCGTTCACCTTCAACCTGGTCCAGGCCTTCCAGATGCTGGGCAAGGACCCGAAGGTGGTGCGCAACGACCGCCCCGAGCTCCTGGACATGGCCACGGCGGCCGACCTGGAGATGGTCTGCATCTCCCCCGGCCCCTCGAACCCGGAGAACGCGGGCCTGTGCCTGCAGTTCCTGGAGCGGCTGCCGAAGACCGTGCCGGTCTTCGGCGTCTGCCTGGGGCACCAGATCCTCGGTCACTTCGCGGGCGCGCCCGTGTTCGTGGCCGAGCGCATCATGCACGGCAAGACCTCCCTCGTGACCCACGACGGCAAGGGCGTCTTCACCGGGCTGCCCGACCCCTTCGAGGTCTGCCGCTACCACTCGCTCCTCGTCCCGGCCGAGAAGTCCGACCTGCTCGAGGTCACGGCCCGCACCGTGGATGCGGGCGAGGTCATGGGGCTGCGCTACAAGGACCGCCCCTGGGAGGGCGTGCAGTTCCACCCCGAGTCCATCCTGACGCCGGAGGGCATGAAGCTCCTGGCCAACTTCCCCGACAAATTGGGGCCCGACAACCTGCTGCACCGGGAGGGAGCCGCCAATGGCTGA
- the trpD gene encoding anthranilate phosphoribosyltransferase, translating to MAEIREILETLAKRRDLTAEQAGGAFAGLLAGEMSPAQAGAFLMGLRAKGATAEELSAGVEACLGEARLVPNLSGPRIDTCGTGGDCRNSFNCSTAVALTLAAMGHKVVKHGNRSVSSSCGSADILEAMGIRLDLPPEEVAAELERTGFVFLFAPAYHPAFKHVVPIRRELAIPTVFNVMGPLLNPARPTHQLLGVADQTLMPLMAEVLARSGVTRAAVVHGAEGFDEVTPFGPSRVLWVENGTVREDCIDPAKLGLGGGRPSDVSVAGPDEALCAMRDLLSGQGHIIMQHMLMLNLAVALYVLGDAPDLETAAMQARAAVFEGAAGRRFEVA from the coding sequence ATGGCTGAGATTCGTGAAATACTCGAAACCCTGGCCAAGAGGCGCGACCTCACGGCCGAGCAGGCGGGCGGCGCCTTCGCGGGGCTGCTCGCGGGCGAGATGAGCCCGGCCCAGGCCGGAGCCTTCCTGATGGGGCTGCGCGCCAAGGGCGCGACCGCGGAGGAGCTTTCCGCCGGGGTCGAGGCCTGCCTGGGCGAGGCGCGCCTGGTGCCGAACCTCTCGGGCCCCCGCATCGACACCTGCGGCACGGGCGGCGACTGCCGCAACTCCTTCAACTGCTCCACGGCCGTGGCGCTCACGCTCGCGGCCATGGGGCACAAGGTGGTCAAGCACGGCAACCGCTCGGTCTCCTCGTCCTGCGGCAGCGCGGACATCCTGGAGGCCATGGGCATACGCCTGGACCTGCCGCCCGAGGAGGTCGCGGCCGAGCTCGAACGCACGGGCTTCGTCTTCCTCTTCGCCCCGGCCTACCATCCGGCCTTCAAGCACGTCGTGCCCATCCGCCGCGAGCTCGCCATCCCCACCGTGTTCAACGTCATGGGGCCGCTGCTCAACCCCGCCCGGCCCACGCACCAGCTCCTGGGCGTGGCCGACCAGACGCTCATGCCGCTCATGGCCGAGGTCCTGGCCCGCTCGGGCGTCACGCGCGCCGCCGTGGTCCACGGCGCCGAGGGCTTCGACGAGGTCACGCCCTTCGGCCCCTCGCGCGTGCTCTGGGTCGAGAACGGCACCGTGCGCGAGGACTGCATCGACCCCGCCAAGCTGGGCCTGGGCGGCGGCAGGCCGTCCGACGTCAGCGTGGCCGGGCCGGACGAGGCGCTTTGCGCCATGCGCGACCTGCTCTCGGGCCAGGGCCACATCATCATGCAGCACATGCTCATGCTGAACCTGGCCGTGGCGCTCTACGTGCTGGGCGACGCCCCGGACCTGGAGACCGCGGCCATGCAGGCCCGCGCCGCCGTGTTCGAGGGCGCGGCCGGACGCCGCTTCGAGGTGGCGTGA
- the pheA gene encoding prephenate dehydratase: MSEKRIADDKVLSAVRREIDAIDEEVLELLNRRARVSRRVGRIKAGGSGQVFKPGREERLLSKLCGLNQGPLPDEHLKAIYREIISSSRSLQRTLSVVYLGPEGTFSHFAGLRYLGASAEYTPRPHIPGVFESVASGEADLGVVPIENSLQGAVGQSLDSLMHYDVAVQAELFARISHCLMAKGGELSEIRHVYSHPQPLEQCGGWLRANLPGAELHPVESTSAAARRVAAGRGAGSAAIGHARLAAMTGLSILAAPIEDYPDNWTRFFVISKTPNKAGDNNKKSSILFTTLDKPGALALVLDLLATHGVNITKLESRPVKGEKWRYAFFADLECDLGLPELAAVREGLTEACASLKVLGAYPVGPQIDNSPVMNTRAGGEDA, translated from the coding sequence ATGAGCGAGAAACGCATCGCGGACGACAAGGTGCTCTCCGCCGTCAGGCGGGAGATCGACGCCATCGACGAGGAAGTCCTGGAACTCCTGAACCGCCGCGCCCGCGTCTCGCGGCGCGTGGGCCGGATCAAGGCGGGCGGCTCGGGGCAGGTCTTCAAGCCCGGCCGCGAGGAGCGGCTGCTGTCCAAGCTCTGCGGCCTGAACCAGGGGCCGCTGCCCGACGAGCACCTGAAGGCCATCTATAGAGAGATCATCTCCTCGTCGCGCAGCCTGCAGCGTACCCTCTCCGTGGTCTATCTCGGACCCGAGGGCACCTTCTCGCACTTCGCGGGGCTGCGCTACCTCGGGGCCTCGGCCGAGTACACGCCGCGCCCGCACATCCCGGGCGTGTTCGAGAGCGTGGCCTCGGGCGAGGCGGACCTCGGCGTGGTGCCCATCGAGAACTCGCTGCAGGGCGCCGTGGGCCAGAGCCTCGATTCGCTGATGCACTACGACGTGGCCGTGCAGGCCGAGCTCTTCGCGCGCATCTCCCACTGCCTCATGGCCAAGGGCGGCGAGCTCTCGGAGATCCGCCACGTCTACTCGCACCCCCAGCCGCTGGAGCAGTGCGGCGGCTGGCTGCGCGCCAACCTGCCGGGCGCGGAGCTGCACCCGGTGGAGAGCACCTCGGCCGCGGCCCGGCGCGTGGCCGCCGGGCGCGGCGCGGGGAGCGCGGCCATCGGCCACGCCCGCCTCGCGGCCATGACCGGCCTCTCCATCCTGGCCGCGCCCATCGAGGACTACCCGGACAACTGGACCCGCTTCTTCGTCATCTCCAAGACGCCCAACAAGGCCGGGGACAACAACAAGAAGAGCTCCATCCTCTTCACCACCCTGGACAAGCCCGGCGCCCTGGCCCTGGTGCTGGACCTCCTGGCCACCCACGGGGTCAACATCACCAAGCTCGAGTCGCGTCCGGTGAAGGGCGAGAAGTGGCGCTACGCCTTCTTCGCGGACCTCGAGTGCGACCTCGGCCTGCCCGAGCTGGCCGCGGTGCGCGAAGGCCTCACGGAGGCCTGCGCCAGCCTCAAGGTGCTCGGCGCCTACCCCGTGGGCCCGCAGATCGACAACAGCCCGGTCATGAACACCCGGGCCGGAGGAGAGGACGCATGA
- a CDS encoding IS630 family transposase, translated as MDIKDARSLSATAQEELRKRAVKAVLGGMKQTEAARVFGVTRQAIGRWLRSYRAGGSDALGAKPQGRPTGGTLKDWQASWVMNMLDNRLPDDLKLPYSLWTSEAVSRLIEQKFGLRFSLWTIRRMLRRWGLSLQRPLRRALERNPREVRRWVRDEYPALVREARADKAVIFWSGEAVLRLSHGPSRSGEEHVHVRQLCSAVSNQGHIRFLLSRERYQAGLFIDFLTRLQKSAKRRRIFLIVDRHPVHRSAQVKAWLEANRRIRLVFLPGSASESVQGGAWEAASGTPTRAA; from the coding sequence ATGGACATCAAGGATGCCCGTTCCCTCTCCGCGACCGCGCAGGAAGAGTTGCGCAAGCGCGCCGTGAAGGCCGTGCTCGGCGGCATGAAGCAGACCGAGGCCGCGCGCGTCTTCGGAGTCACCCGCCAGGCCATCGGCCGCTGGCTGCGCTCCTACCGCGCGGGCGGCTCCGACGCCCTCGGCGCCAAGCCCCAGGGCCGCCCGACCGGCGGCACGCTCAAGGACTGGCAGGCGAGCTGGGTCATGAACATGCTCGACAACCGCCTGCCCGACGATCTGAAGCTTCCCTACAGCCTGTGGACCAGCGAGGCGGTCTCGCGCCTCATCGAGCAGAAGTTCGGGCTGCGCTTCTCGCTGTGGACCATCCGGCGCATGCTCAGGCGCTGGGGCCTCTCCCTGCAGCGGCCCCTGCGCCGCGCGCTCGAGCGCAACCCGCGCGAGGTCAGGCGCTGGGTGCGCGACGAATACCCCGCCCTGGTGCGCGAGGCGCGCGCCGACAAGGCCGTCATATTCTGGAGCGGCGAGGCCGTGCTGCGCCTCTCCCACGGTCCGTCGCGCAGCGGCGAGGAGCACGTCCACGTGCGCCAGCTCTGCTCCGCGGTCAGCAACCAGGGCCACATCCGCTTCCTGCTCTCGCGCGAGCGCTACCAGGCCGGGCTGTTCATCGACTTCCTCACCCGCCTGCAGAAGAGCGCCAAGCGCCGCCGCATCTTCCTCATCGTGGACCGCCACCCGGTCCACCGCTCGGCCCAGGTCAAGGCCTGGCTCGAGGCCAACCGCCGCATCCGCCTGGTCTTCCTGCCCGGCAGCGCGTCCGAGAGCGTCCAGGGCGGCGCCTGGGAAGCCGCCTCCGGCACCCCGACCCGCGCGGCCTAA
- a CDS encoding 3-dehydroquinate synthase II yields the protein MRHVLFLAVPFEKDDVTRALESGVDAVVCEPDKADAVRALGRVEVLAPDDFVRVRIESKADEERAAEALAAGRSVLLMAPWEIIPVENLLAGRRGEGALLGAEARSLSEARLAAGVLERGVDFIAASPDAAMELPRIVSELRLSRGREELVPGRIVSIRPVGLGHRVCVDTLSILSRGQGMLTGNSSAFTFLVHAETEANPYVASRPFRVNAGAVHAYAFMADGRTRYLEELRAGDEVLIAGSDGMTTTAVVGRSKVEVRPMLAIEAEVGGRRGGVFLQNAETIRLVRPTGEPVSVVALSEGDEVLVRLDKAGRHFGMAVDEEITEA from the coding sequence ATGCGTCATGTGCTTTTCCTGGCCGTGCCCTTTGAAAAGGACGACGTCACCCGGGCGCTCGAGAGCGGCGTGGACGCCGTGGTCTGCGAGCCGGACAAGGCCGACGCCGTGCGCGCTCTGGGCCGCGTCGAGGTCCTCGCCCCGGACGACTTCGTGCGCGTGAGGATCGAATCCAAGGCAGACGAGGAGCGCGCGGCCGAGGCCCTGGCCGCTGGCCGCTCCGTCCTGCTCATGGCCCCCTGGGAGATCATCCCGGTGGAGAACCTGCTGGCGGGCAGGAGGGGCGAGGGCGCGCTGCTCGGCGCCGAGGCGCGCTCCCTCTCCGAGGCGCGGCTTGCCGCGGGCGTGCTCGAGCGCGGCGTGGACTTCATCGCGGCCTCGCCCGACGCGGCCATGGAGCTGCCGCGCATCGTCTCCGAGCTGCGCCTCTCGCGCGGCCGCGAGGAGCTGGTGCCCGGCCGCATCGTCTCCATCCGCCCCGTGGGGCTCGGCCACCGCGTCTGCGTGGACACGCTGAGCATTCTTTCGCGCGGCCAGGGCATGCTCACGGGCAACTCCTCGGCCTTCACCTTCCTGGTGCACGCCGAGACCGAGGCCAACCCCTACGTGGCCTCGCGCCCCTTCCGCGTGAACGCGGGCGCGGTGCACGCCTATGCCTTCATGGCCGACGGCCGCACCCGCTACCTCGAGGAGCTGCGCGCGGGCGACGAGGTGCTGATCGCCGGATCGGACGGCATGACGACCACGGCCGTGGTCGGCCGCTCCAAGGTCGAGGTGCGGCCCATGCTGGCCATCGAGGCCGAGGTGGGCGGCAGGCGCGGCGGCGTCTTCTTGCAGAACGCGGAGACCATCCGGCTGGTCAGGCCCACGGGCGAGCCCGTGAGCGTGGTGGCCCTGTCCGAGGGAGATGAGGTATTGGTGCGCCTGGACAAGGCCGGACGCCATTTCGGCATGGCCGTGGACGAGGAGATAACGGAAGCATGA
- a CDS encoding prephenate dehydrogenase/arogenate dehydrogenase family protein has product MSDGTDGFRCGRDADVAKDAREINTIAVVGARGEMGRMLCERARAAGMAVRELDKPLTAEGAGSALPGADLVLVCVPIDAVGQALGIVAPLLDGEQILADVCSVKVTPLRQMLNAYAGPVVGTHPLFGGVLPEPEDRRVSVCPGRDDAARESVCTFLRRLGFIPFDVSAREHDNIQSFVQGLNFVTTVAYLATVAAQEGVLRFVTPSFRRRLEAARKMCLRDSSMFEAMFESNPASQEAVRIFRSHLNVAAGGDVDLLVERARWWWSDEARDREQHAKGADHATDQA; this is encoded by the coding sequence ATGAGCGACGGGACCGACGGTTTTCGCTGCGGGCGCGACGCCGACGTCGCCAAGGACGCGCGCGAGATAAACACCATCGCCGTGGTCGGGGCCAGGGGCGAGATGGGGCGCATGCTCTGCGAGCGCGCCCGGGCCGCGGGCATGGCCGTGCGCGAGCTGGACAAGCCCCTGACCGCGGAAGGGGCCGGGTCGGCCCTTCCGGGCGCGGACCTCGTGCTCGTCTGCGTGCCCATCGACGCCGTGGGCCAGGCGCTCGGCATCGTCGCCCCGCTGCTCGACGGCGAGCAGATCCTGGCCGACGTCTGCTCGGTCAAGGTCACGCCGCTGCGCCAGATGCTGAACGCCTACGCCGGGCCCGTGGTCGGCACCCATCCCCTGTTCGGCGGCGTGCTGCCCGAGCCCGAGGACCGGCGCGTCTCGGTCTGCCCCGGCCGCGACGACGCGGCGCGCGAGAGCGTGTGCACCTTCCTAAGGCGCCTGGGCTTCATCCCCTTCGACGTCTCCGCCCGCGAGCACGACAACATCCAGTCCTTCGTGCAGGGGCTCAATTTCGTGACCACGGTGGCCTACCTGGCCACCGTGGCCGCCCAGGAGGGCGTGCTGCGCTTCGTCACCCCGAGCTTCCGCCGCCGCCTGGAAGCGGCGCGCAAGATGTGCCTGCGCGACTCCTCCATGTTCGAGGCAATGTTCGAATCAAACCCGGCCAGCCAGGAGGCTGTCCGAATCTTCCGCTCCCACTTGAACGTGGCTGCGGGCGGCGACGTCGACCTCCTGGTTGAGCGCGCCCGCTGGTGGTGGAGCGACGAAGCCCGCGACCGCGAACAACACGCCAAAGGAGCGGACCATGCGACAGATCAGGCTTAA
- a CDS encoding 2-amino-3,7-dideoxy-D-threo-hept-6-ulosonate synthase, which yields MQIGKSIRLERIFNRQTGRTIIVPMDHGVTVGPIDGLVDMRETVNHVAAGGANAVLMQKGLIRCGHRGGGKDIGLICHLSASTSLSPFPNAKCLVGTVEDAICLGADAISLHINLGDESERDMLRDLGYVTTQASRYGIPVLAMMYGRGPKIENSFDPAVVAHCARAGVELGADVVKVPYTGDIESFARVVESCCVPVVIAGGEKMESTRELVQMVHDSVLAGGRGLSIGRNIFQADDPLRLVRALRGLVHEEWEVAQAMEYMATGEEA from the coding sequence ATCCAGATCGGCAAGAGCATCCGCCTCGAACGCATCTTCAACCGCCAGACCGGGCGCACGATCATCGTCCCCATGGACCACGGCGTGACCGTGGGGCCCATCGACGGGCTGGTGGACATGCGCGAGACCGTGAACCACGTCGCGGCGGGCGGGGCCAACGCGGTGCTCATGCAGAAGGGCCTCATCCGCTGCGGCCACCGAGGCGGCGGCAAGGACATCGGACTCATCTGCCACCTCTCCGCCTCCACCTCGCTCTCCCCCTTTCCCAACGCCAAATGCCTCGTCGGCACCGTCGAGGACGCCATCTGCCTCGGCGCGGACGCCATCTCGCTGCACATCAACCTGGGCGACGAGTCCGAGCGCGACATGCTGCGCGACCTCGGCTACGTGACCACCCAGGCCTCGCGCTACGGCATCCCGGTCCTGGCCATGATGTACGGCCGCGGCCCCAAGATCGAGAACTCCTTCGACCCCGCCGTGGTGGCCCACTGCGCCCGCGCGGGCGTGGAGCTCGGCGCGGACGTGGTCAAGGTGCCCTACACCGGCGACATCGAGTCCTTCGCCCGCGTGGTCGAGTCCTGCTGCGTGCCCGTGGTCATCGCGGGCGGCGAGAAGATGGAATCCACGCGCGAGCTGGTGCAGATGGTCCACGACTCCGTGCTCGCGGGCGGCCGGGGCCTGTCCATCGGCCGAAACATCTTCCAGGCGGACGACCCGCTGCGTCTGGTGCGCGCCCTGCGCGGCCTGGTGCACGAGGAATGGGAAGTCGCGCAGGCCATGGAATACATGGCCACCGGCGAGGAGGCCTAA